A single window of Jaculus jaculus isolate mJacJac1 chromosome 14, mJacJac1.mat.Y.cur, whole genome shotgun sequence DNA harbors:
- the Napa gene encoding alpha-soluble NSF attachment protein isoform X2: MTQPPALWTLAMPSRKPTPKGRFTIAAKHHISIAEIYETELVDVEKAIAHYEQSADYYKSEESNSSANKCLLKVAGYAAQLEQYQKAIDIYEQVGTSAMDSPLLKYSAKDYFFKAALCHFCIDMLNAKLAVQKYEELFPAFSDSRECKLMKKLLEAHEEQNVDSYTESVKEYDSISRLDQWLTTMLLRIKKTIQGDEEDLR; encoded by the exons ATGACGCAGCCACCTGCTTTGTGGACGCTGGCAATGCCTTCAAGAAAGCCGACCCCCAAG GGCCGATTCACGATTGCAGCCAAGCATCACATCTCCATTGCTGAGATCTATGAGACAGAACTGGTAGATGTGGAGAAG GCCATCGCCCACTATGAGCAGTCTGCAGACTACTACAAAAGCGAGGAGTCCAACAG CTCAGCCAACAAGTGTCTGCTGAAGGTGGCTGGCTATGCTGCGCAGCTGGAGCAGTACCAGAAGGCCATCGACATCTACGAGCAG GTAGGGACCAGTGCCATGGACAGCCCCCTCCTCAAGTACAGCGCCAAGGACTACTTCTTCAAGGCcgccctctgtcacttctgcatCGACATGCTCAATGCCAAG CTCGCTGTCCAGAAGTATGAGGAGCTGTTCCCGGCCTTCTCGGATTCGCGGGAATGTAAACTGATGAAG AAGCTGTTAGAAGCCCATGAGGAGCAGAACGTGGACAGCTACACAGAGTCG GTAAAGGAGTATGATTCCATCTCGCGACTGGACCAGTGGCTCACCACCATGCTGCTGCGCATCAAGAAGACCATCCAGGGTGATGAGGAGGACCTGCGCTAA